AAAGAAAATCTGGTTGTTCCTCAGAAATCGCCGGTAGCAGCACGATCGAAGATGAGAGCTAAGGTATTTGCTATTCAAGTTTGATTATCTTgtgtttaatttgtttgtttggttGCATTATTTCTTCGGTGATTGATACATTTGGTTTggaattttcttcttctttgaatcGTATAATCTCAGTAGATTTGTCTTTGTTTTCTGTTGCTTGCGAGATTGTGTTTTCTGATCCATATGATCTGTTTGATTGCTAATTGCACTCTGTGGATGATGAACTAGACTGCAACCATATGAAAAAACAGTACTATTTTCATGTAAACAGTATATTTGAAATCGAAGTTATTTACTTCTGAAATAtgtcttttatttataaatgagGAGATTTATTTGATCACTTTAGGAAGTTCATTTGATGTTAATTAAGAGGATTATGTATTCTTTCTGCTTTTTTCATTTTAGTGGTCCAGAATCCAGATCATTTGTAATGACTTGGTGTTTCTTTCCATATGAAAATTAGCAAGTGTTGTTTCTGTTATTGGAAATAGATTCATTCCAACTTGCTCCACTCAATTTAACGTCCTCTCTAATTTTGTATTTCTAATGCCATATTTGTGATTGGTTTGATCAATTTATTTGTTTAGGGTTGATCTATGTTGTTGTCTGTGTCTGTTATTTGAACTGAATTATTTCCAACTGGTTCCCCTCAATTGAACCAATTGAACGCCTCTCTTTATGTGCTATTGCTGATTGATATATGCTTAAGTTGTTTGCTGTATGGTTATCTATGTTGTTTGTCTCTGTTATTTGAAACGGATTATTTCCAATTTGGTCCACTCTATTGCTGATTAGTATGCTGAATTTGATCGCTTAAAGGTTGATAATGTTGTTGTTGGTTGATCAATGTTATTTTTTGTTATGCAACTATTCTTTATATGTTGATTGGTATGCTTAAGTTGTTTGCTTTATGGTTGATCAATTGGATGATGAACTTAAAGATTTTTGCTTTTCCAGTTACTAGTTgagttaacttttttttttgccgGTCCAGCTACATTCTAAATGGTAGGAGGCATCCTAACTTTTCCTTTTCCAAGTGCAGCAACATTCTAATGGTAGGAGGGGTTAAATACACCATTGGTCACTAGACGTACATGGTTGTCTTaaaatggccactcaacttcaatttgtttcaataaaatcactctggGTATCGTATTAGCTTCATATGGTTATCGTCTTCTTCCTCGCTCCAACTGACACCTGCAATCCACAATCGAAATGGAAAGCCCAAATGCAAATCACTCTGAAGAAAACCCTAACGAAAATGAAGCAAATCTACTCTCTGAAGACAAAATCGAAGATCGCAATGATGCATTGGCCAGATCTCTATCCACTATGTTAACCAGTGTCATAACTGATTTTGAATCTAAAGCTCAGAGCACTGTCAAAAGCCAGGACTATCTTAACTCCACCATAGATCGTCTTACCCGAGGTAATCATCAGTGTTTCTCACTTTGTTAAGATGGTTATTGTATCTTCAATTTGAATGATTTTTTGTTGCATTTGATCGGTGTTAGAGCTCGATCAATTATTAGAAGATGCGCCTTTGCCATTCATTATGCAACATGCTGCAAAGATTTCAGCTGTTCGGAAGAGAGTTTCTTCGTTGAATTTGGTGCTGAAATCTATACAACGGAGGATCGACAATATTGATCGGATGCTATCTGTAGGAGTTCCACAAGGTATTTCTAtttcttctcctttttcatGTTTATTCTGCTTGTAACTAGACTTATACTGAAATCTGGTTAATTCGAGAACATGCTGAAAAAACCATAACAAACCACAAATGTAAGACTTTGTCAAGAAGATAGGACTGCCTCTCTCTCATAATTACATCTAAATTCATACGGTGGAAGCTAAAACATGAAGTTTAATTTGATTATTATGCTTTTACCTCTGGATAACTGATTTCCCCTCAGAATTTTTAACTCTTCACAAGATGATGAAAGGAAGTGAAGTTCTCATTCACATCTTTCAATCACCCCGTATTAAAGTTCAAGTGTTCAACTAGATATTAAATCCTAAGTTGGCTAATAGCTACTTCTCATCAAAGTCTCCAAATTCATCACATATGATATATCACCATCACTCTTGTTATCTCTACCATCACCAAATTCTTGTTCAAGGATTTGATCTCTTCATCCTCATCATACCCATATACAAAGTCAGTCTCAAGTTGTGTATTTGTATGTCTTCAAACTC
The DNA window shown above is from Euphorbia lathyris chromosome 1, ddEupLath1.1, whole genome shotgun sequence and carries:
- the LOC136222003 gene encoding uncharacterized protein gives rise to the protein MESPNANHSEENPNENEANLLSEDKIEDRNDALARSLSTMLTSVITDFESKAQSTVKSQDYLNSTIDRLTRELDQLLEDAPLPFIMQHAAKISAVRKRVSSLNLVLKSIQRRIDNIDRMLSVGVPQGKD